A genomic stretch from Thermomicrobiales bacterium includes:
- the cphA gene encoding cyanophycin synthetase yields MAVEILDSRVYRGPNIWARVPVIVLKVNIGELEDRPSNVIDGFTDDLIGLIPTLYEHYCSLGRPGGFIERLREGTWMGHVVEHVALELQSLAGSEGTRGLTRSTDERGIYNVVYQYQQPDLGKAAGALAVRLVNALIYRNDEEFNYQTELETLIRLAERIAYGPSTKALVDEADRRGIPVIRLDPRRSLVQLGHGVHQKRIWATVTSSTSDIAVDIAGNKRLTNQLLRGVGIPVPRSITVGDADEAVAAARSVRHPVVLKPLDGNHGRGVQINLRSDEEVREAFAAAYAESRNGTIVVESFIVGRDYRILIVGGKMIACAERVPAHVVGDGQHTVRELVDIANSDPRRGIGHEKVLTRITVDDSVVALLEANGFSLDAVPDAGTFVQLRLTGNMSTGGISIDRTDEIHPDNVEIAEQAAQVIGLDVAGIDMITPDISNPVKDTGGAICEVNAGPGFRMHTHPTEGIPRDVARPVLDLLFPRGEASRVPIIAVTGTNGKTTTSRMIAHILQMAGRRVGMTTTDGIYIDGTQIMRGDMSGPQSAQMVLQNPTIDHAVLETARGGILRSGLGFDRCDVAVVTNVAGDHLGLNGINTLRDLARVKAVVPAATFRDGHVVLNGDDKMCIEMESRSRGDVIYFTMDENNEKVREHLRARGKAVILRQTAGGEVIFLAEGKRETAVLDVRHIPATFEGRARANVKNALAATGAAFGSNLPLEAIRTGLRSFSTSFYQAPGRLNLLEVGGFRVIVDYCHNPHGMEELAEFIRRMMPSRTIGMIAVPGDRRDEDVKRFTEVAAPVFDEFVIREDTNPRGRERGEVADLITQTLYDNGVSEDRVSVVLNELEAAEAAMDHAKPDDLVVLLADKPAEVWELVVARTSRAAVEPAS; encoded by the coding sequence ATGGCTGTCGAAATCCTTGATTCCCGCGTCTATCGAGGACCGAACATCTGGGCGCGCGTCCCGGTGATCGTGTTGAAGGTGAACATTGGTGAGCTCGAGGACCGACCCTCGAACGTCATCGATGGGTTTACCGACGACCTCATCGGTCTGATCCCGACGCTCTACGAGCACTACTGCTCACTTGGCCGACCCGGTGGGTTCATTGAGCGACTGCGCGAGGGCACCTGGATGGGCCATGTCGTCGAGCATGTCGCGCTGGAGCTGCAGTCGCTGGCCGGTTCGGAAGGTACGCGCGGCCTGACTCGCTCGACCGACGAGCGCGGGATCTACAACGTTGTCTATCAGTATCAGCAGCCTGACCTCGGCAAGGCCGCCGGCGCGCTCGCTGTTCGGCTGGTCAATGCGCTGATCTACCGCAATGACGAAGAATTCAACTACCAGACGGAGCTGGAAACGCTGATTCGGCTGGCCGAGCGCATTGCCTATGGGCCTTCGACGAAGGCACTGGTTGACGAAGCTGACCGTCGCGGCATACCGGTCATTCGTCTCGACCCGCGCCGCTCGCTCGTGCAGCTCGGTCACGGCGTCCACCAGAAGCGCATCTGGGCGACGGTGACCTCGTCGACAAGTGACATCGCCGTCGATATCGCTGGAAATAAGCGCCTCACGAATCAGCTGCTGCGCGGTGTTGGTATTCCCGTCCCGCGCTCAATCACGGTCGGAGATGCTGACGAGGCGGTCGCTGCCGCTCGATCAGTCCGTCATCCGGTCGTCCTGAAGCCGCTGGATGGTAACCACGGTCGCGGCGTTCAGATTAATCTCCGCTCTGACGAGGAGGTTCGCGAGGCGTTTGCGGCTGCATATGCGGAAAGCCGCAATGGCACGATTGTCGTAGAGTCGTTCATCGTCGGCCGCGATTACCGCATTCTCATCGTTGGCGGCAAGATGATCGCCTGCGCTGAGCGTGTGCCAGCGCACGTCGTTGGCGATGGGCAGCACACTGTCCGCGAACTGGTCGATATTGCGAACTCGGATCCGCGCCGTGGCATCGGCCACGAGAAGGTCCTGACACGCATCACGGTCGATGATTCGGTCGTCGCGCTGCTAGAGGCGAATGGCTTCAGCCTTGACGCAGTGCCAGATGCCGGCACATTCGTGCAATTGCGCTTGACTGGCAACATGTCCACAGGTGGTATCTCGATCGACCGCACAGACGAGATTCACCCCGACAACGTTGAGATCGCCGAGCAAGCGGCACAGGTCATTGGGCTGGATGTCGCCGGCATCGACATGATCACTCCCGACATCAGCAATCCGGTGAAAGATACCGGCGGCGCAATCTGCGAAGTGAATGCTGGCCCGGGCTTTCGAATGCACACGCACCCGACCGAGGGCATTCCTCGTGACGTCGCGCGGCCAGTACTGGATCTGCTCTTCCCGCGTGGTGAGGCATCGCGCGTGCCGATCATCGCCGTCACCGGCACAAACGGGAAGACGACGACGAGCCGCATGATCGCGCACATTCTGCAGATGGCCGGTCGGCGCGTCGGTATGACAACCACCGACGGCATCTACATCGACGGCACGCAGATCATGCGCGGCGACATGAGCGGCCCGCAGAGCGCGCAGATGGTGCTGCAGAACCCGACCATCGATCATGCGGTGCTCGAGACCGCTCGCGGGGGCATCCTGCGATCCGGCCTCGGCTTCGATCGCTGCGATGTTGCTGTTGTCACCAACGTCGCCGGAGATCATCTCGGCCTGAACGGCATCAACACGCTCCGTGACCTGGCGCGTGTCAAGGCGGTCGTTCCGGCAGCGACGTTCCGTGATGGCCATGTCGTGCTGAACGGCGACGACAAGATGTGCATCGAGATGGAGTCGCGCTCTCGGGGCGACGTCATCTACTTCACGATGGATGAAAACAACGAGAAGGTTCGCGAGCACCTGCGGGCGCGTGGCAAAGCCGTGATCCTGCGCCAGACTGCCGGTGGTGAGGTCATCTTCCTGGCGGAAGGCAAGCGCGAGACGGCTGTGCTGGATGTGCGCCATATCCCGGCGACGTTCGAGGGTCGTGCGCGAGCAAACGTGAAGAACGCGCTGGCAGCGACCGGTGCGGCGTTCGGCTCGAACCTGCCGCTTGAGGCGATCCGGACAGGACTCCGCTCCTTCTCAACGTCGTTCTATCAGGCACCGGGCCGATTGAACCTGCTTGAAGTTGGCGGCTTCCGCGTCATCGTCGATTACTGCCACAATCCGCACGGAATGGAAGAGCTGGCGGAGTTCATTCGGCGGATGATGCCGAGTCGTACGATCGGCATGATCGCAGTCCCGGGCGACCGGCGCGACGAGGACGTGAAGCGCTTCACTGAAGTTGCAGCGCCAGTATTCGATGAGTTCGTTATTCGCGAGGATACGAACCCACGCGGACGAGAACGCGGCGAAGTTGCCGACCTGATTACGCAAACGCTGTACGACAACGGCGTTTCCGAGGATCGTGTGTCCGTCGTCCTGAACGAGCTGGAAGCTGCCGAGGCGGCGATGGATCACGCTAAACCTGACGATCTCGTGGTCCTGCTTGCTGATAAGCCTGCCGAAGTCTGGGAGCTGGTGGTCGCGCGAACAAGTCGGGCTGCCGTAGAGCCTGCTTCCTGA
- a CDS encoding PaaI family thioesterase: MNEVWDTSQTPINEDTLGHHCFGCGSENPHGLVLRFRALDDGRVWASFVPTRLHEGYLGMVHGGITATMLDEAMSWAITNSGDIAVTARMDIAFRKPLVIGREVRVTAEISKRRSRAIVANAELRDSSTGDLLAQAEGRFVRVSAEQADTWRGAYGAEDDSTFADAVRRTAMRKH; this comes from the coding sequence ATGAATGAAGTCTGGGACACATCGCAGACACCGATCAACGAGGATACTCTGGGGCATCACTGCTTCGGTTGCGGCAGCGAGAATCCGCACGGGCTTGTCCTACGCTTCCGCGCGCTCGATGATGGGCGCGTCTGGGCGTCGTTTGTGCCGACACGATTGCATGAGGGCTACCTGGGCATGGTCCACGGTGGGATCACGGCGACAATGCTCGACGAAGCTATGAGTTGGGCAATCACAAACTCCGGCGACATCGCCGTCACAGCACGGATGGACATCGCGTTCCGCAAGCCGTTGGTCATCGGCCGCGAAGTGCGTGTCACCGCTGAGATCAGCAAGCGACGATCGCGCGCGATCGTCGCCAACGCGGAGTTGCGCGACAGCAGCACGGGCGATCTGCTGGCGCAAGCTGAAGGACGATTTGTCCGTGTCTCGGCCGAGCAGGCGGACACCTGGCGGGGCGCATATGGTGCCGAAGACGACTCGACATTTGCCGATGCTGTGCGGCGGACTGCTATGCGAAAGCATTGA
- a CDS encoding ABC transporter substrate-binding protein, with amino-acid sequence MKVRVLRGSQDLPEPSWFRLFRSCFPEPGTLFLLTVSRHHHTIIPITSVGIECALFHCRGCVPSRQVLALGSGSGSAQQNGLVTMTTVVERSTIRPAGWTAEEWQALMNALTRRRFVGGALASAALFSLAACGLNDDDATETPTSRTVDTAQGQISVPVSPSRVVSIDYFTAIFLIELGLTPVGGIDYSWVDASTMFPAYVEPLKALTDIGQITSTDIEQVVTLNPDLILGPTPGSRYDNSKGAIERLASVAPVASVDFGQSGDWRDPFRQTANFVNRLEQLTPLKESYEAAIASTKDTHADVLANTVVTVIDYSMDGQFAIDLPKSGVGVVLADLGVHFGAASVDDGTNSRSLSIERLSEIGDSDLILFRSDSDGNPISGLEDVFTMDAWKSLNAVQTGQVYPAAWIDLCTYRWAELAISEFARILDQHTSAEV; translated from the coding sequence TTGAAGGTTCGAGTCCTTCGCGGCTCACAGGACTTGCCGGAACCATCATGGTTCCGGCTTTTTCGTTCCTGCTTCCCGGAACCTGGAACGCTTTTTCTCTTGACAGTCTCACGTCATCATCATACGATAATCCCGATAACTTCAGTCGGAATTGAATGTGCATTGTTTCATTGTCGTGGCTGTGTGCCTTCGCGGCAGGTTCTTGCGCTTGGCAGCGGGAGTGGCAGTGCGCAGCAGAACGGATTGGTCACCATGACGACAGTGGTAGAGCGAAGCACGATTCGCCCTGCGGGTTGGACTGCGGAAGAGTGGCAGGCATTGATGAATGCCTTGACGCGCCGACGCTTTGTCGGCGGCGCGCTGGCTTCGGCGGCGCTTTTTAGCCTGGCGGCGTGTGGCCTCAACGACGACGACGCCACTGAAACGCCAACAAGCCGCACTGTTGATACCGCCCAGGGGCAGATCAGCGTGCCTGTATCTCCTTCGCGTGTGGTGAGTATCGACTACTTTACTGCCATCTTTCTGATTGAGTTGGGGCTCACTCCGGTCGGCGGGATTGACTATTCGTGGGTCGATGCATCGACGATGTTCCCGGCGTATGTCGAGCCACTCAAGGCACTGACTGACATCGGGCAGATCACGTCGACGGATATCGAGCAGGTTGTGACGCTGAACCCTGACCTGATCCTGGGCCCAACCCCGGGAAGTCGGTACGACAACTCAAAGGGTGCAATTGAACGGCTTGCGTCTGTTGCTCCGGTCGCGTCGGTCGACTTCGGGCAATCTGGCGATTGGCGCGATCCGTTCCGGCAGACCGCAAACTTCGTCAATCGCCTTGAGCAGCTTACACCACTCAAGGAGTCATACGAGGCCGCGATCGCCAGCACTAAGGACACCCACGCCGACGTGCTCGCCAATACTGTGGTCACCGTCATCGACTACTCGATGGACGGTCAGTTTGCGATCGACCTGCCGAAGTCTGGGGTCGGTGTTGTGCTGGCTGATCTCGGTGTTCATTTTGGTGCTGCCAGTGTCGATGATGGAACGAACAGCCGTTCGCTGTCGATCGAGCGATTGAGCGAGATTGGTGATTCAGATCTGATTCTGTTTCGGTCGGATTCCGACGGGAACCCGATCAGTGGTCTTGAGGATGTATTCACCATGGATGCCTGGAAGTCGCTAAACGCAGTGCAGACGGGCCAAGTCTACCCGGCGGCCTGGATTGACCTGTGTACCTACCGGTGGGCTGAATTGGCCATTAGTGAGTTCGCTCGTATTCTTGACCAGCATACGAGCGCCGAGGTCTGA
- a CDS encoding dihydrodipicolinate synthase family protein produces MGVRGIVPAIVTPFNVDGSVDHESLRRVVADQRAAGADGLLTLGLAGEGIFLDFDERAAVLQTVLSAANDLPVLAGCTADTTDEVCKLAAMAVSAGAAEVMVAPPRRPDWSVQQFRDHFAEIAAVTTADVMIQDAPFATGVELGVEFVLDLAAAHSNVRSYKVEALPYWTNAVRARSAVGDKLRVLGGHAGLYMMDVLDSEADGLIPGCDVTGSLVSIWDAYKSGDRERAQQKHLQMLPFLVYQAQSLGVIIGGAKAVLHDRGVIATTAARLPEARLDEATRDRQLAIARQCGLLQRGV; encoded by the coding sequence GTGGGAGTGCGTGGGATTGTTCCGGCGATTGTGACCCCGTTCAACGTGGACGGCTCGGTTGACCACGAATCGCTACGTCGCGTGGTAGCCGACCAGCGGGCGGCTGGAGCGGACGGCCTGCTGACGCTGGGACTTGCAGGTGAGGGCATCTTTCTCGACTTTGATGAGCGCGCTGCCGTGCTGCAGACGGTGCTCTCGGCGGCGAACGATCTCCCGGTGCTGGCGGGCTGCACGGCCGACACGACAGATGAAGTGTGCAAGCTGGCGGCTATGGCCGTGAGTGCCGGTGCAGCCGAGGTGATGGTCGCGCCGCCGCGTCGGCCAGATTGGAGCGTGCAGCAGTTTCGCGATCACTTCGCAGAGATTGCAGCCGTCACAACCGCAGACGTCATGATTCAGGACGCGCCGTTTGCGACCGGCGTTGAGCTGGGCGTCGAATTCGTGCTGGATCTGGCTGCGGCGCATAGCAATGTCCGCTCCTACAAGGTTGAGGCGCTGCCGTACTGGACGAATGCGGTCCGTGCTCGAAGTGCCGTCGGGGACAAGCTGCGGGTGCTGGGTGGACATGCCGGCTTGTACATGATGGACGTGTTGGATTCCGAAGCTGATGGCCTGATTCCGGGCTGCGATGTGACAGGATCGCTAGTATCAATCTGGGACGCCTATAAGTCTGGCGATCGTGAGCGTGCGCAGCAAAAGCATCTGCAGATGCTGCCATTTCTCGTCTATCAGGCGCAGTCGCTGGGTGTCATTATCGGCGGAGCGAAAGCTGTGTTGCACGACCGTGGCGTGATCGCGACGACGGCTGCTCGTCTGCCCGAGGCGCGGCTGGACGAGGCGACGCGGGACCGGCAACTGGCAATCGCGCGTCAGTGTGGGCTGCTGCAGCGCGGTGTCTAG
- a CDS encoding cyanophycinase, translated as MVLVEPGVGPLLAIGGAEDKFGNRKILRRFVELSGGEQARIAIIPTASAIDDAGQRYKGIFLELGAREADVVFIGERDDANRAELVDLVEQSTGIFITGGNQIRVASMLGGTGIAKAIVRRHRDGVTIGGTSAGASVMSAIMVAGGASGSTPRPHSATMSPGLGLIDTVIIDQHFRERDRVGRLVTMVSFNPGLLGLGIDEDTAALIWPDGTMEVVGRGSVLVVDGTQMKSDVFRGRGRHPLTVSNVLVHFVAEGWQFDLGERKVLVG; from the coding sequence GTGGTGTTGGTTGAACCAGGGGTGGGGCCGCTGCTGGCCATTGGCGGCGCGGAAGACAAGTTCGGAAATCGGAAGATCCTGCGGCGCTTTGTCGAGCTCTCGGGTGGCGAACAAGCGCGCATTGCGATCATTCCGACCGCGTCAGCCATCGATGATGCCGGCCAGCGCTACAAGGGCATCTTCCTGGAGCTTGGCGCTCGGGAAGCCGACGTCGTGTTTATCGGCGAACGCGACGACGCCAACCGCGCGGAGCTCGTGGACCTGGTTGAGCAGAGTACCGGCATCTTCATCACCGGAGGCAACCAGATCCGCGTTGCCTCGATGCTGGGAGGCACCGGCATTGCCAAAGCGATCGTGCGTCGTCATCGCGATGGTGTCACCATCGGCGGAACGAGCGCCGGCGCGTCCGTGATGAGCGCCATCATGGTCGCTGGCGGAGCGAGTGGCTCGACACCACGGCCACATTCCGCGACAATGTCTCCAGGCCTCGGACTGATAGATACCGTCATCATCGACCAGCACTTTCGGGAACGGGACCGCGTTGGGCGGCTCGTGACAATGGTCAGCTTCAACCCGGGATTGCTCGGACTCGGTATCGATGAGGACACAGCAGCGCTGATCTGGCCCGATGGCACCATGGAGGTGGTCGGGCGTGGGTCTGTCCTCGTCGTAGATGGCACGCAAATGAAGAGTGACGTGTTTCGGGGACGCGGTCGCCATCCGCTGACCGTCTCCAACGTCCTCGTCCACTTCGTCGCCGAAGGATGGCAATTCGACCTCGGTGAGCGGAAGGTCCTCGTCGGTTAG
- the ytxJ gene encoding bacillithiol system redox-active protein YtxJ, which produces MPETYTQVASVSDLDEAFEKSANETVVLFNHDPWCPISGRAFKEMAQVEYPTRMVDVSKAHDVSSALAERTGVKHESPQVIVLRDGQPKWNASHFAITADSVTNAIASAGEVTGSLSE; this is translated from the coding sequence ATGCCGGAAACATACACCCAGGTCGCGTCGGTATCAGATCTCGACGAGGCATTTGAGAAATCGGCCAACGAAACCGTTGTTCTGTTTAACCACGATCCGTGGTGTCCGATCAGTGGTCGCGCGTTCAAGGAGATGGCGCAGGTCGAGTATCCAACTCGGATGGTCGATGTCTCAAAGGCGCACGATGTCTCTTCGGCGCTTGCCGAACGTACCGGCGTGAAGCACGAGTCGCCGCAGGTCATCGTCCTGCGCGATGGTCAACCCAAGTGGAACGCATCGCACTTCGCGATCACTGCCGACTCCGTGACCAATGCGATCGCAAGCGCCGGCGAGGTGACCGGCTCCCTCAGCGAGTAG
- a CDS encoding Mur ligase family protein, producing the protein MELVEIRDLDGPNLFLLRPAIKLEVVLADGEGVSSSARRVAMGVLGLNLPESLQDAMTDVVVELHRRTNLPTPTVGWRSLDTPRHHVLFYPWEWRSVAERIAELTVATMEGSLTPAEVEGLAEYLARDRERANQPELVRDDQRRIPAIGITGTNGKTTTTRLISHIIRQSGQVVGWCSSSGVYIDGDLVLDGDYTGPSGARRVLEDPRVDVAVLETARGGILLRGLGYESNNVSVMLNVSADHLDMQGVETIETLAEAKSVVVRVTQPNGVVVLNADDPLVAAQKDHVDAAVIFFTQDPDNQTVHDHLATGGRCVVRNGDDVLLHADGRTTYLFNIANAPVTFNGRARHMVENVLAATGASLGLGIPAETVAEGVATFTPDVQHNVGRLNVFNVNERIVVVDYAHNESGLQALIDFSRSLIGDGHLLRVVIGTAGDRQDAVFEALGHVAASGADRVFVKETPKYLRGREAGGGPAIICAAIAADGANDRLYQEVLSEHDALLAALDESAPGDAVAVMCVEEQLRIFGALRDLGAGGVECRIRINRRRHCG; encoded by the coding sequence GTGGAGTTGGTGGAAATCCGCGACCTGGATGGCCCGAACCTCTTCCTTCTCCGCCCAGCGATCAAGCTGGAAGTTGTCCTAGCCGATGGCGAAGGCGTTTCGTCGAGCGCACGCCGTGTGGCAATGGGCGTCCTGGGTCTGAACCTGCCGGAGTCATTGCAGGATGCGATGACGGATGTCGTAGTTGAGTTGCATCGCCGTACGAACCTGCCGACGCCAACAGTCGGGTGGCGCAGCCTCGACACGCCGCGCCATCATGTTCTGTTCTACCCCTGGGAGTGGCGCAGCGTTGCCGAGCGCATCGCCGAGCTCACCGTTGCGACGATGGAAGGCAGCCTCACACCCGCCGAAGTTGAAGGTCTCGCCGAATATCTGGCACGGGATCGTGAACGCGCAAATCAGCCCGAGCTCGTGCGCGACGATCAGCGCAGAATTCCGGCAATCGGGATCACCGGGACGAACGGCAAGACGACGACGACTCGGTTGATCTCGCACATCATTCGACAATCCGGGCAGGTCGTTGGCTGGTGCAGCTCGTCCGGCGTTTACATCGACGGCGACCTTGTTCTTGATGGTGACTACACCGGCCCCTCCGGCGCGCGGCGCGTGCTGGAGGATCCGCGTGTTGATGTGGCGGTCCTGGAGACGGCTCGCGGCGGGATTCTCCTGCGCGGTCTCGGCTATGAATCGAACAATGTCAGCGTCATGCTGAACGTCAGTGCCGACCATCTGGACATGCAGGGCGTCGAGACTATTGAGACACTCGCCGAAGCCAAGAGCGTCGTCGTCCGCGTCACGCAGCCGAATGGCGTCGTCGTGCTCAATGCCGACGACCCCCTCGTTGCGGCGCAGAAGGATCACGTCGACGCGGCGGTCATCTTCTTCACCCAGGACCCGGACAACCAGACCGTTCACGACCATCTGGCGACTGGTGGGCGATGCGTCGTCCGCAACGGTGATGATGTGCTGCTACATGCCGACGGGCGCACGACCTATCTGTTCAACATCGCCAATGCGCCGGTGACGTTCAATGGCCGAGCGCGGCATATGGTCGAGAATGTTCTGGCTGCGACCGGCGCATCGCTCGGGCTGGGGATACCGGCAGAGACGGTCGCCGAAGGTGTGGCGACGTTTACGCCCGATGTGCAACATAATGTTGGCCGACTCAACGTCTTTAATGTCAACGAGCGGATCGTCGTTGTGGATTACGCACACAACGAGAGCGGCCTGCAGGCACTCATTGATTTCAGCCGCTCGTTGATCGGCGACGGGCACCTGCTGCGGGTCGTGATCGGTACTGCCGGAGACCGGCAGGACGCGGTGTTCGAGGCTCTCGGCCACGTTGCAGCGTCCGGGGCAGATCGGGTATTCGTGAAGGAAACGCCGAAGTATCTGCGCGGACGCGAGGCTGGTGGCGGGCCCGCGATCATATGCGCAGCCATCGCCGCAGACGGCGCGAACGACCGACTCTATCAGGAAGTCCTGAGCGAGCACGACGCGCTGCTCGCTGCGCTCGACGAAAGCGCACCCGGCGATGCCGTCGCCGTTATGTGCGTTGAGGAGCAGTTGCGAATCTTCGGCGCTTTGCGTGATCTTGGAGCTGGCGGAGTGGAGTGCCGCATCAGGATCAACCGCCGGAGGCACTGCGGATGA
- the pyk gene encoding pyruvate kinase: MLAEIIDAGVDVVRVNCAHGTIESRLQQIESTRKIAQARRRHIPVLLDLQGLKIRTGPLETSEPAMLARGTKVRVYPTPVASTREQLGVTYGDLLDVSEPESRILLADGLIELVVEEVCSDHLICGVGRGGPLAGRQGVTLPNVRLQNASMTEQDKADVVFAVENGVEYLGLSFISSAQDITSAREYARALGATPGIVAKIERPAALEDMDAIAQVADAVMVARGDMGVQLPLERVPIVQKEIIAACNRAGTPVITATQMLESMIMQPVPTRAEASDVANAVLDGTDAVMLSAETATGRHPVAAVEMMERIISEVERPGTIRSAAVSQLQPMADPDKIITDAIGRAARELADAAPIDAIVVFTLSGASARLVAKFRPIVPVIAMTTDPYVARKLSLVWGIRALVAPLTDDINDLMRVASRQIVEAGYCEWKDEVLFVGSIPIYRVSGRTNLLHVRTLEE; encoded by the coding sequence GTGCTGGCTGAGATTATCGATGCCGGTGTCGATGTCGTTCGCGTAAACTGCGCGCACGGCACGATCGAGTCGCGCTTACAACAGATCGAATCGACGCGAAAGATTGCGCAGGCTCGCCGGCGGCACATACCCGTTCTCCTGGACCTGCAGGGGCTGAAGATCCGCACCGGCCCGCTCGAGACCAGTGAGCCGGCAATGCTCGCTCGCGGCACCAAGGTGCGGGTCTATCCAACGCCAGTAGCAAGCACCCGCGAACAGCTCGGAGTGACATATGGCGATCTGCTTGACGTTTCCGAGCCGGAGTCACGCATTCTGCTTGCCGATGGCCTCATCGAGCTCGTCGTCGAGGAAGTCTGCTCGGATCACCTGATTTGCGGTGTGGGTCGTGGCGGACCGCTCGCGGGGCGGCAGGGCGTGACCCTGCCGAACGTCCGGTTGCAGAATGCCAGCATGACCGAGCAGGACAAGGCAGATGTCGTCTTCGCGGTCGAGAACGGCGTCGAGTATCTGGGACTGTCGTTCATCAGCAGCGCGCAAGACATTACATCTGCCCGCGAATATGCAAGAGCGCTTGGCGCGACGCCCGGCATCGTGGCGAAGATTGAGCGACCGGCCGCGCTTGAGGACATGGACGCTATCGCACAAGTTGCCGATGCGGTGATGGTGGCGCGCGGCGATATGGGCGTGCAGCTGCCGCTGGAGCGCGTGCCGATTGTCCAGAAGGAGATCATCGCAGCGTGTAATCGCGCTGGTACACCGGTGATCACCGCGACGCAGATGCTGGAGTCCATGATTATGCAGCCGGTGCCGACGCGTGCCGAAGCGAGCGACGTGGCCAATGCTGTGCTGGACGGCACGGACGCGGTCATGCTGAGCGCCGAGACCGCAACTGGCCGGCATCCAGTGGCGGCCGTCGAAATGATGGAACGTATCATCAGTGAGGTCGAGCGACCGGGGACGATCCGGTCGGCGGCAGTCAGCCAGCTCCAGCCGATGGCCGATCCTGACAAAATCATCACCGACGCAATTGGACGAGCCGCGCGTGAGCTCGCAGACGCAGCGCCGATTGATGCCATCGTCGTCTTTACACTGTCGGGTGCGAGCGCGCGGCTCGTCGCGAAGTTCCGTCCGATTGTTCCGGTCATTGCCATGACCACCGACCCCTATGTCGCTCGCAAGCTCTCGCTTGTCTGGGGCATCCGCGCACTCGTCGCGCCACTCACCGACGACATTAACGACCTCATGCGCGTTGCGTCGCGCCAGATCGTCGAGGCTGGCTACTGCGAGTGGAAGGATGAAGTGTTGTTCGTCGGCAGTATTCCTATCTATCGAGTGAGCGGACGAACAAATCTCTTGCACGTCCGGACGCTCGAGGAATAG